CTAGAAGACCAGAATCTTCCAACAAATTCAACGTATACTTCCGTTGACAAACAGAGATACCCTCACTAGATCGTGCTATCTCAAGACCAAGGAAGAAACGAGCTGGACCAAGATCTTTTATCTTGAATTCAGACCGAAGAAGAGCTTGTAAGGAAGCCACTGCAGCTTGATCATTGCTAGCGATCAGAATATCATCCACATAAACCAACACGGCAACAAAAGAGGATGATGTATGCTTTACAAATAGCGTGTTGTCTGCAGGGGATTGAATGTAGTTAGCACCCAATAAGACTGAAGAGAAACGCTTATACCACTGGCGAGAGGCTTGTTTCAGGCCATATAGAGACTTCTTGAGACGGCAAACAGGATTTGGAGGAAGTTCTACACCAGCAGGAGGAGTATAACCCTGAGGTAAGCGCATATATATCTCTTTATCAAGATCTCCATGAAAAAAAGCATTTTAAACATCCATCTGATTCAAGCTCCAGCCATTGATCGCAGCAAGGCTCAGAAGAAGCTTGACACTTGTTAACTTTGCTACAGGTGAGAAAGTATCAAGATAATCAATACCCTCTTGTTGAGTAAATCCCTGAGCCACCAGACGACCCTTATTACGCTCCACCGTCCCATCAGCATTATACTTGAtggtaaagatccatctacaaCCCACCACATTCTTACCAACAGGTAAAGAAACAATATCCCATGTTCTGTTTTGCTCCATAGCCTCAAGTTCCATATTCACAGTTTTTTTCCACTTATCAGATTTCATGGCCTGTTGGAATGTTTTAGGTTCTGTTTCCATCTAATAAGAATGGACAGCAGCTTGAAAAACAGGATTGAAATGGTCATAAGAGACCACAGATGATAAGGGATATGGTGTTTTGAAAGATGGTGGAAATGAAGGGGAAGAAATAGAGGAAAAAGGAATAAGGCAACAAAGATGTGGGGGTAAAGTAGAAGAAGGACGAGATAAACGAGTAGAAAGAGGAGTAGCAGAAGAAATAGAAGCACAATGATACTAAGACAGATAAGTGGGAGCTTTAGTAGTTCGTTTTGGCCTAGATACATTCTCAGGTTCTATACGAACATCTTCTACTACAGTCCTATCAGTGTTAGAATTGTCATGAGTGTGTGAACGTGTAGGATTAGGCACGGAAGTAGAACAATCACCATCAGTCATTACAGGCATTGACTCTACAAAGTGTAAAGGTGCGGGCATTGGTAAGATTGTATTAGGAAACATATCAACAGACTTTGATAAGAGTTCAGATGTTTTAAAAGGAAATATTTTCTCATGGAATACTATATTACAAGAAATCTGAACAACATGAGACTCTAAATCTAGAACTTTATATCCTTTATATCCAGATGGATAACCAAGAAACACACAAGGTACTGCACGAGGTGAAAATTTTGTTCTATCTTTAGCATGAGTAGAAGCAAAACACAAACAACCAAAGTTTCTTAACAAAGAATAATCTGGAACTGTACTGAGTAATTTTTCAAAAGGAGATTTGTTATCTATTAAGGGAGAAGGCATGCAATTTATTAAGAACACTGCAGTCATCACACAATCACTCCAATACTCTAATGGCATATTTGATTGGAATAGCAAAGAGCGAGCTACATTTAACAAGTGTTGGTGTTTTCTCTCAACCACTGAATTTTGTTGAGGAGTATATGCACATGAAAAGTAGTGAAACATACCAAGTTCTTTAATGAGATCAGTAAAGGCTAATTCAGGTGCATTATCAGTTCTGATTGCTTTGACTTTCATGTTATACTGAGTTGATATGTGTTTAAGAAACAGTGGAAAAATAACTGAAACCTCTACTTTATTCTTTAACATATAGATCCATGTTACTTTAGTACAATCATCCACCAATGTAAGGAAATATCTATAACCTTCAACATATTGAACACTAAAAGGACCCCATATGTCTAAATGAACCTAATCAAAAAGAGACTGTGAAAGCTTATTATGAGAAACATACGCAAGACGTCGTCGCTTTGATAATGGACATATAGTGCAGGGAGCATGATCAGACGCTACATGTGTATATGCTGGTAAATGTGAAGATAGTTTTTGCAGGACAGTAAGGATGCCCCAAACGTTGATGCCACAAGTTGCTATCAGCTGATACAGAACCACAGAACACAGCACTGCCAGACGATGCATTACTAGTAGTATCAAGAATGTAAAGATTGTTGTATAAGCTACCCTTCCCAATCATCAAGCCCCGAGAAAGTTCCTGGATTAAGCAACCATTAGGAAAGAAATGAGCAGCATAAACCAATGTTTTTATTAGACTACTCACGCTTATCAAGTTGAATTGAAAATCAGGAACAAGCAACACATCATAGAGTATCAAAGAATCACTAATCTTAATTGTGCCAGTGTGTGTAATGGGAACTTTAACACCATTAGGAAGAGTTACTGTAAAAGAAGACACATGTGTAAAACTATCAAACATAGCTAGATCAGAACAAACATGACTAGAAGCTCCACTATCTATTATCCAAGCATCATGTGGAAGTATTGAAGGTAAAGTGGAAAGGCAATGATTTTGATATAAAAGGTTCTGATTTTGAAATGTAAGATTGATAGAAGGAAAGGGTATTGTACCGGACGATGAATGAGAATCCATTAGACCATGTTCTGTAATCGTAGCTTGTGGAATTGAAGACGTTGAGGAAAGAACTTGAGGCTCTGAAACTCGAACATGAGCATTGAACTGAGAGATCAAACTCTGTATCTGGGGTGAAGCTCTGCAGATGTAGATCCATGCCACCACTAGTCAACCGAGGAGTAACTGGTGGTAAAGAGTATTGGCGTGAATCTTGATCAGCACACACATTCGAAACTGCATTAGACACCTGAGAAGAAGCCGGAACCAAACTCTGATTCTGATATTTCAGCTGAGACTGCACATTCTTGGACTGAGACACATTCTTGTTATGATAAGAACCATATGCTCTATAACCAGGAGGGTAGCCGTGTAGCTTGAAACACTTTTGAATAGTATGGCCAGCCTTACCACAATGTGTGCACATAGGTCGTTGTGCAGCCCTTCCAGCATTAAATGCTGCAGCATAAGCCATTTCATCAACACCCGAAGCTTGTGGAACTGTAGACAATAGAACTACTGCTTGAAAAGCCACATTATCAACCGCAGTAACTGGTCAAATAGACCTCTGACGTTCATCCTAAGTAACGATGTTGAACGCCTCTTCAATGGTTGGAATGGGTTTAAGCATGAGTATGTGACGCCGAGTGTGCTCATATGATTCATTCAACCCCATGAGGAATTTAGTCATTCGACTACATTGCTGTAGCTTCTCCCACAACGCAGCTGCATCACATTCACATTTGCCAAAAGTACATATCGGTAACTCCACAAAATTTTGATGTTCTTCCCAAAGAGCAACCAGCTCTGTATAATAGGTAGAAACATCCATGGAACCTTGCTCAATCTTACTCAAACGCTGCTCAATATCAAAGACACAAGGAGCATCATCTTGCTTGAAATGAGAAAGCAAATTGTTCCAAATCCCTTCTGCCGTGGAGATAAAAAGCAAACTCTGAGCAATCTTCTTTGACACAGATTTCATCAACCACATCGCCACAATGTCGTTACAACGAGACCAATCACCATAATCACGATGCATATGAGATGGTTTAGATATAGTACCATCGATGAAGCCAAGCTTGTTACGAACGTTCAAAGCCATACGAACAGAACGCCTCCAAGAGTTAAAATCCGCAGCTGTTGTCACTCGATCAGTTACCAGAACCAAGCCAGCATGATCATTATGATGAAGATAGTACGGATTCTCATAAAGATCGGAAACAGAACGAGTCGAATCTTGATTCGTAGCCATGACGAAAGTTCGCAAGAAATCGATTACTGAGATGACGAATCGAGATGAACAAGCACGAACAAGACGCAAAAAATCAATCGAACGAGGAGATCGCAAATCGTAACGATGAAAACACAGAACAATCGCGAAAGAGAAAGTAGAGGGAGACTCATGAGGAAAACGAAATCACAGCTCAACGAACAAAGCGGAAGATGAGTGTAGTGTGCTCTGATCCCATATTAACATCTGAATCAGAGAAGATGAAGATAGAGAAACAAGATTGAGCTCAGATGATGAatcgaggaagaagatgaaaatagAAGTTTGTTATTCATCATAATTAGAAATGTACATGTATGTTCAGTATATATATGTACGGTTAAGCTAAAGGAACCTTAACCAATACAAACCAGTTACTAAACCGGGATTCATACTAATAAACTCTACGTTGCTTAAACTTACTAGGTATTATGCACTAGTTACCATTCTTATTTGACTTGAAAGAACTAGATAACAAGAATAAACATCTCAGTTTGGTTCAACCTTTTGAATAATTGACTTATCATCATCTATAGCTTTTTTGTGTCTTTCTCAATTATTTCGTACGAAGTTTTGACTTGTGATAAACACTCGAAGAATGTAACCCAggattctttaaaaaaaaagaaacacacaaaacaaataCTACACTTGTCTCACCTAAAATGCTTAAAGAAGCTTAACATTCTCAACATAGTTCAGATAGATGTTGAATCTCTTACCATGAAAAGCATCCAGTCCTTGGATTCCAACTTTTGTGATCgtcatatattaataaatatatttttagagaatacaaaatataaataataatagtatatatattattacattttctgAATTATTTTTTGCTAATTCTGTATTCTCTAAAAATAGAGAATAATAAAAGTTACTGTcattttaattcaaaccaaaaatatttattaaaaataacaatgtgATCTCAGAATTATTTTCGTTGTTTGTTTctctataatatcatttttataatgattttaaatgcttcataaaattctataaaataatttttcttataactTCCCGTGTCTTACGGGCAGGCCAACCCTAGTATTATATACATCAGTGATAGGTACACTTTATTCTGGATTCTATGTTTCACGGTGGTGTATATTAGGAAACAGGACAAAGATCAATTCCTTTGtgataaaaaagatttttaacgttaaaacctctcaactaagtttgttttgggtaaaccccaaactaagtatttaacgtaAAAGTCtccaaactaactttatttaacgAAGTAAACCCTAACAGGTCATAATTACCAAtactaccggtaaatctttagtttaggggtttctacattaagtaaacatagttgaggggttctaccattaaaaatcaaaaaaattcaaaattttataatattatctaaaaattagtaacttaaattttcaaaattaacatttttaattttttttttgtaaatatatgagtttgatgtgtttttaacatcaacattatatatgtataaattaaaaatgtaaaaactgaaaaaatataacaaaaattatataaagaatttagacGCAGTAAGACTTTCTTCCCTAACTACCGGATCAGACATATTCCAAGAGCACAAAATACTATGGCGGACAAGCTTGCAAGTGGTGCGAGGAGTTCTCCTTCAGCTATGTTATATGTCGATTCAATACTTTCGGTTTGGCTTTCTGAATCGCGCGGTTCAGTTACTTAGTTATCGcttatgttgtcaaaaaaaagttactaatttttaaataatattataaaattttgatttttttttaaaaaattttaaaggtAAAACCCCTTAActtgtttacttaatgtagaaacccctaaattaaagatttaccggtagtaatggtaattatgacctgatagagtttaattcattaaataacgt
This genomic stretch from Brassica napus cultivar Da-Ae chromosome C9, Da-Ae, whole genome shotgun sequence harbors:
- the LOC106431302 gene encoding uncharacterized protein LOC106431302 produces the protein MATNQDSTRSVSDLYENPYYLHHNDHAGLVLVTDRVTTAADFNSWRRSVRMALNVRNKLGFIDGTISKPSHMHRDYGDWSRCNDIVAMWLMKSVSKKIAQSLLFISTAEGIWNNLLSHFKQDDAPCVFDIEQRLSKIEQGSMDVSTYYTELVALWEEHQNFVELPICTFGKCECDAAALWEKLQQCSRMTKFLMGLNESYEHTRRHILMLKPIPTIEEAFNIVT